CATAATCTTAGACTGCTGTCTGCGTAGGTGGCCTTGGTTTACAGAGAGACTGGTGAGGTATTCTGCGGGGGCTCCGTTTTGAGCGAGCGCTGGGTCGTCACCGCTGCCCACTGCATGACAGAGGCACGGGGCCCCTTCTTCGTCAGAGTGGGTACGACCCCCTTTTAAGATCCTCACTCTGCCAAGCCTTCCATACTGCGATGAAAAGGACTGCTAGTTTGTGACATGGGCTcagtaaaacattttaaagagtGCCGTGACCTGGCTAGAAAACACCTTGTACCATGTAGTACCTCAGGCTGGATATGGCGTAAACGCTTAAACGCTTCCTCGGGATGTCTGATGCGGCCGTTCATGTCTGTCTTCCTGCAGGCGAGTACAACATAAGAGTCAACGACGACAAGGAGCAAGACATCCAAGTATTGCAGGAGCACACATACCCACTGTACAACGTCAGCGTTAACCCATACGATCACGACATCGCCCTGCTCCACCTCCAAAGCCCCATCAACTTCACCGTCGAAGTGCGGCCCATTTGCATCGGGCCCAGGGCCTTCACTGAGGCCCTGGTGAAGCGAGCCTCGCCCGCCACGGTCAGCGGCTGGGGCAGAACACGCTACCTCGGACACCCGTCCAACGTGCTGAAAAAAGTCCAAGTTCCCTTCACGAGCCGGACAGAGTGCAAGTTGAGCAGCAGCGCTAGGATCACCCCCGCCATGTTCTGCGCCGGCTACTACAACGAGGCCAAAGACGCGTGCCAGGGAGACAGCGGGGGTCCTCACGCCAACAAGATTAATAACACCTGGTTCCTGACGGGCATCGTGAGCTGGGGGGAAGAATGCGCCAAGGACGGCAAGTACGGGGTGTACACGCGCTTGTCTCTTTATGTCGACTGGATCCACAACATGATCCACGGGCTGAACCACCACATGGAAGCTCCTCCGCTTGAAGGTGATATGGAGGGAACACAGTAGCGTTAAACTTGAACAGCTCTTTTCTGCAGGGAAGAATTTGAACATGTAATTAATGTCATGTTTGAAAGATGAACATATGCATGGTGGGTGATTGGTTAGCAATTCCAGGTCACAGCGACTCTTCCTTTATTTTCTATTAAATTAAGGGGTTTGTCCCCCTCCAATTTCTATAAATTGTCAAAGCTACTGTAGACATCcttttttcatattttgtttctttcaGACAGACATGAGAACACAAAAGTTAGTATTTCAAAATTATTTGTGTATTGAACTCAACATGAAGTGACCATTCCAGACTCGGCAACTTGACAGTAATCATCCTACTTGAAGTCAGCATCAAAAGCCCAATATCAAAATTTATACCCTAAGGTGAATGCTGATGACTTCATTTAGTCCAAAAattccaataaaataaaattggggggggggggacatttttttccaaattcagccTAACCTGACAGACAGATGGTGTACCGCAAATTGCTGCACCGCAACAACTTGCTGCCATCTgctgattagaaaaaaaatattatttttttttcacacagaaGCATAATCAGTGTTGTTTTCTGGGCAAAAAGCAACAAAGAGACCATCGGCACGGTTTTGTTGTCTGTGTAGGCTTTAATCGAAACCCTGAAAATGGGACATATCGAGTCAGTCAACGTTTACGGACAGATATTGCATTTCTGAAACAGTGGAATTATCAAAAGGCTTATTTACACAGCAGTTATTGCAATAAATATCTTAGTAACCACTGAcaagattgctttttttttttagcaaaaaaTGTGCAAACT
The sequence above is drawn from the Syngnathus scovelli strain Florida chromosome 1, RoL_Ssco_1.2, whole genome shotgun sequence genome and encodes:
- the f9a gene encoding coagulation factor IXa, whose translation is MANIFLVCVLLSSFQLSPGGPVFLSGKAADGVLKRSKRANTGVFEEILEGNLERECREEVCNFEEAREFFEDFEKTEKFYRAYADGDQCKSNPCLHQATCEDGISSYTCHCRPGFTGDHCEIDLFKRCDLNNGDCGHFCEPVDIAGGKCYCAEGYKLMQDGISCEPEAEFPCGGTALMRSARSTLATFNRSGPYPRMRIVGGDVVMPAEIPWQVALVYRETGEVFCGGSVLSERWVVTAAHCMTEARGPFFVRVGEYNIRVNDDKEQDIQVLQEHTYPLYNVSVNPYDHDIALLHLQSPINFTVEVRPICIGPRAFTEALVKRASPATVSGWGRTRYLGHPSNVLKKVQVPFTSRTECKLSSSARITPAMFCAGYYNEAKDACQGDSGGPHANKINNTWFLTGIVSWGEECAKDGKYGVYTRLSLYVDWIHNMIHGLNHHMEAPPLEGDMEGTQ